In Bombus huntii isolate Logan2020A chromosome 3, iyBomHunt1.1, whole genome shotgun sequence, a single genomic region encodes these proteins:
- the LOC126863881 gene encoding protein pellino isoform X2, whose product MVIRSDGGSSESPLLVEEGETVGAPHSPRSKHNHNHTHANPHRSHSYRHEKPKQLIKYGELVILGYNGFLPPGDRGRRRSKFVLFKRPVPNGVKRSKHYIVKTPHSSQAILNTKQHSISYTLSRTQAVIVEYTEDEGTDMFQVGRSSESPIDFVVMDTCAGGSDGSNEGRVAQSTISRFACRILADRSDPRIARIYAAGFDSSRNIFLGEKATKWQENREIDGLTTNGVLIMHPRGQFCGGEAQCGFWREVSVGGGVFSLRESRSAQQKGNVVEDENNILQDGTLIDLCGATLLWRSAEGLAKSPTKHNLEELVDAINAGRPQCPVGLNTLVIPRKAAADSAQQQPYVYLKCGHVQGLHDWGQEKDKATRRCPMCLVAGSVVKLSMGIEPAFYVDCGPPTYAFRPCGHMATEKTVKYWEKVAIPHGTNGYIAICPFCAVPLEGTPGYVKLIFQDNVD is encoded by the exons ATGGTGATACG ATCTGACGGTGGTAGCAGTGAAAGTCCATTACTTGTGGAAGAAGGAGAAACAGTTGGTGCACCTCACAGTCCACGCAGCAAACATAATCACAATCATACACATGCTAATCCTCATAGGTCCCACAGTTACCGCCATGAAAAACCAAAACAGCTAATAAAATATGGAGAATTAGTTATTCTTGG ttaCAATGGATTCCTTCCACCAGGGGATAGAGGAAGGAGAAGAAGTAAGTTCGTTTTGTTTAAAAGACCTGTACCAAATGGCGTGAAACGCAGTAAACATTACATCGTTAAAACACCTCATAGTTCGCAAGCTATTCTTAATACAAAACAACATTCGATATCGTATACTCTTTCTCGAACACAAGCCGTTATCGTGGAGTATACCGAAGATGAAGGAACTGATATGTTTCAG GTTGGACGTTCTTCCGAATCTCCTATCGACTTTGTTGTCATGGACACATGTGCAGGCGGTAGTGACGGTTCGAACGAAGGACGCGTTGCTCAAAGTACAATTAGCAGGTTTGCCTGTCGAATTCTCGCCGATCGATCGGATCCTAGAATCGCCAGAATATATGCTGCAGGTTTTGATAGTTCAAGAAATATCTTTTTAGGG GAAAAAGCAACAAAGTGGCAAGAAAATCGTGAGATTGATGGGCTCACAACAAATGGCGTTTTAATAATGCATCCGCGGGGTCAGTTTTGTGGTGGTGAAGCACAGTGTGGTTTTTGGAGAGAAGTCAGCGTAGGTGGAGGAGTTTTCTCGTTAAGGGAAAGTCGAAGTGCCCAACAAAAAGGAAATGTCGTAGAAGATGAGAACAATATTCTGCAAGATGGAACTTTGATCGATCTTTGCGGTGCCACGTTACTTTGGAGATCAGCGGAAGGTCTGGCAAAGTCGCCA ACAAAGCATAATTTAGAAGAACTAGTTGATGCTATAAATGCCGGAAGACCACAATGCCCCGTTGGTTTAAATACATTAGTTATACCACGTAAAGCAGCTGCAGATTCAGCACAACAGCAACCATATGTCTATTTGAAATGTGGACATGTACAAGGTCTCCATGATTGGGGTCAAGAAAAAGACAAAGCCACTAGAAGGTGTCCAATGTGTCTAGTAGCCGGTTCAGTAGTTAAACTTTCTATGGGAATAGAACCTGCATTTTATGTGGATTGTGGCCCGCCTACTTATGCATTTAGGCCTTGTGGACACATGGCTACAGAAAAAACTGTCAA ATATTGGGAGAAAGTTGCAATTCCACATGGTACAAATGGTTACATTGCAATTTGTCCGTTTTGCGCAGTCCCTCTTGAAGGAACACCAGGATACGTAAAACTGATTTTCCAAGATAATGTAGATTGA
- the LOC126863881 gene encoding protein pellino isoform X1 produces MPVTKRIPCPSRSDGGSSESPLLVEEGETVGAPHSPRSKHNHNHTHANPHRSHSYRHEKPKQLIKYGELVILGYNGFLPPGDRGRRRSKFVLFKRPVPNGVKRSKHYIVKTPHSSQAILNTKQHSISYTLSRTQAVIVEYTEDEGTDMFQVGRSSESPIDFVVMDTCAGGSDGSNEGRVAQSTISRFACRILADRSDPRIARIYAAGFDSSRNIFLGEKATKWQENREIDGLTTNGVLIMHPRGQFCGGEAQCGFWREVSVGGGVFSLRESRSAQQKGNVVEDENNILQDGTLIDLCGATLLWRSAEGLAKSPTKHNLEELVDAINAGRPQCPVGLNTLVIPRKAAADSAQQQPYVYLKCGHVQGLHDWGQEKDKATRRCPMCLVAGSVVKLSMGIEPAFYVDCGPPTYAFRPCGHMATEKTVKYWEKVAIPHGTNGYIAICPFCAVPLEGTPGYVKLIFQDNVD; encoded by the exons ATGCCAGTAACTAAACGTATTCCATGCCCTTCGCG ATCTGACGGTGGTAGCAGTGAAAGTCCATTACTTGTGGAAGAAGGAGAAACAGTTGGTGCACCTCACAGTCCACGCAGCAAACATAATCACAATCATACACATGCTAATCCTCATAGGTCCCACAGTTACCGCCATGAAAAACCAAAACAGCTAATAAAATATGGAGAATTAGTTATTCTTGG ttaCAATGGATTCCTTCCACCAGGGGATAGAGGAAGGAGAAGAAGTAAGTTCGTTTTGTTTAAAAGACCTGTACCAAATGGCGTGAAACGCAGTAAACATTACATCGTTAAAACACCTCATAGTTCGCAAGCTATTCTTAATACAAAACAACATTCGATATCGTATACTCTTTCTCGAACACAAGCCGTTATCGTGGAGTATACCGAAGATGAAGGAACTGATATGTTTCAG GTTGGACGTTCTTCCGAATCTCCTATCGACTTTGTTGTCATGGACACATGTGCAGGCGGTAGTGACGGTTCGAACGAAGGACGCGTTGCTCAAAGTACAATTAGCAGGTTTGCCTGTCGAATTCTCGCCGATCGATCGGATCCTAGAATCGCCAGAATATATGCTGCAGGTTTTGATAGTTCAAGAAATATCTTTTTAGGG GAAAAAGCAACAAAGTGGCAAGAAAATCGTGAGATTGATGGGCTCACAACAAATGGCGTTTTAATAATGCATCCGCGGGGTCAGTTTTGTGGTGGTGAAGCACAGTGTGGTTTTTGGAGAGAAGTCAGCGTAGGTGGAGGAGTTTTCTCGTTAAGGGAAAGTCGAAGTGCCCAACAAAAAGGAAATGTCGTAGAAGATGAGAACAATATTCTGCAAGATGGAACTTTGATCGATCTTTGCGGTGCCACGTTACTTTGGAGATCAGCGGAAGGTCTGGCAAAGTCGCCA ACAAAGCATAATTTAGAAGAACTAGTTGATGCTATAAATGCCGGAAGACCACAATGCCCCGTTGGTTTAAATACATTAGTTATACCACGTAAAGCAGCTGCAGATTCAGCACAACAGCAACCATATGTCTATTTGAAATGTGGACATGTACAAGGTCTCCATGATTGGGGTCAAGAAAAAGACAAAGCCACTAGAAGGTGTCCAATGTGTCTAGTAGCCGGTTCAGTAGTTAAACTTTCTATGGGAATAGAACCTGCATTTTATGTGGATTGTGGCCCGCCTACTTATGCATTTAGGCCTTGTGGACACATGGCTACAGAAAAAACTGTCAA ATATTGGGAGAAAGTTGCAATTCCACATGGTACAAATGGTTACATTGCAATTTGTCCGTTTTGCGCAGTCCCTCTTGAAGGAACACCAGGATACGTAAAACTGATTTTCCAAGATAATGTAGATTGA